Part of the Labilibaculum antarcticum genome, GGATTTTCGGACATCTCGCTTTTGGCAAATACCTCTATGCTTTCGCCATCTAATTTCATAATGAGTGTGGCGGGGAGGTTAAATGTAGTGCTAAGTAAATCAATTAATTTTTGCCATTTGGCAAGTATGGTATTTGGGATTTCTATCGATTGGTTCATAAAGGGATTGGTCATACATTGTATGTGAGAGAACAAGGATATCTTTTACTCAAAAATAACCTATTTGTTTCGAAATTATTCTCTCACTTTCATAATAAACTATGCGAATGCACAAGTCTGTTTCTAAAACTTCTTATTACTAGGTAGTATGGCTGTGTTTAGAGTAATTCTGAATAACGGACCTATTAATTATATTTTGTAAAGTGAACGCAAGATACAAGCTTCACTTCTCGCAATTCAGTAATAATTTAACTCCCCATCAGTGCATTCAAGCTGATGGGAGTTTGGGTTTAAAAGTGAATGGAAATTGTATTCTGTGTTTAGGATTTGATCAATGCATGGGGAGTTATTCTTACTGATTTTAATATGGCATTCCCTGAGAGATTTGAACACATTTGAATTAAATAATTGCGCTTACACAAAAATGGAGATACTATCTTAAATCATCATTTTTTGGTTGCAAATAGTCATTTGTCTGCTTCAGATTGCCATTTTTCAGCCTCAGGTTACTATTTGTGAGCATCAAATTGCTGTTTTTCGACCCCAAACTGCCATTTTTTCACTTCAGATTACTCTTTTTTGGGTACAAGTTGGCATTTGTGATGCTCAAATTACCATTTGTGGGGTAGTAACCCCCGCTGGAGGGTAATTGTTAGCGGGGGACTAGTAAAATTGGGTGTCTTGCCTAATTTGACAAATAGCATTTCTTGCGGTCTTCGTTTTTCCAGAATACATACCGTCCGCATTCACGAATTTCCAGCATTCGGTCGTATAAAAGAGTAAATGCCTTGTCACGAAGAAGTTTGCTTTCGCTGCTTTCTGAAGTAGAACCATTTGCTTCAGCCAATAAATCAGCCATTGCGTGCGATTTTGTTTTGGATTTACTGTTCAGATTCACATCGTAATTTATTTTAACAAGTGGCTGTGGATATTTTACGGCTAATACACTTAATTCCAATAAATCCTGAATCATATCGGCATGACTACCGCCTTCGCGGATACGTCTTACTTTTTTGATGATATCAGAATGCTTGCGATAAGCATAAGTGAAGTGATGCAGCATTTCATCGCGTAAGTCATAAGCTTCGGGCGATTGTTCCAGCCATTCTTTTTGAGCCTCTTGTCGGGCACGATACTCGCTCATCCATTGAGCCTCGTAATAACGCAAGTTCCCAGCCAAACTGGGCAGATCTTCAACCAATGTGTAATCTAAACCCGATTCCACAAGCTCTTCCTTGTCTTTTGTAGCCTCAACAGCCAATGTTTCTGCTTTGGCAGCAAACTCATCAACAGGTTCGGTTGGCAGTTTCACTTCCTCCAAAGAAAGTGCATTGGTTGGTTTTTTCCACTTCTTAAAATCACTTTGGTAATCCATTATTTACTATTTTTGTTTCAATATTAATGGACCCATCAGCCTCCTCTTCCAATCTTCCCGCAAAGTAGCTCGGTTGATGACCAGCTGATGGGTTACCATTTTCTTCCATTGTAATCACCATTTTAGTCATTTCAATCGAAAAACGAACTGAAATTAAGTAAAATAAGTCAGATTTTAACCTGTTAAAAGGGCCAATTTCACGAATGTGAAATAGTTAACACTTTTTGCAATATTCTGATAATAAGGTGTGGGGAGAGAGAAGGAGGTGCTGGGGCATTTATTTAGTATTGCTCACTGTCTTAATTTGGTAACTGCCATTGCTCTTGAAAGCTTGCGGAAACGACCGGTACATACTGAATCCCTTTAATTTCCGTTTTATGAGGCGTTATCACAACATCAACAATTCCTTTTTCTAATTTCTTTAACAAATCCTGATAATCAGAAAAACTAGTGATCACATTAAAGTTCAGAGTATGAAGATGCCTTTCTAGAATGTGCTGAAACGTTTCAAAGCATATGCCTATACTTATGGTAGGAATATCATTCTCAGTGCTTTTCTGAAAGTACCTTTCTATCTCTTCTAATTTTAGTAAAGGCTCAATAAGTGCATTGTATAAACTTTTCCCTCGTTCGGTAGGAAGCATTTTTTTTGATATTCTATAGAAAAGTTTTTCTCCTGTATAACTTTCCAGCGAACCTAAATGCAGGCTTACTCTAGGTTGTGAGATAAATAAAGCTTCGGCCGCTGCAGTTAATGTTCCTTTTTCGTAAATCGCTTTAAAGGTGCGATACCATTCTAAATTTACCACATCTATTATAATTGTGATGGAAATGCATGAATTAACTTATTTTTATAATAGAAACATCCAGTGTATTTTTGTACCGAATACTAAAGAAAGGTGCATCTGTTAGTAATGGAGAAAACAAAAGTTAGGAATTTAGAATTGAACAATCGCATTATATGCGCGGCTTAGTAAATAATATTTGAATTGTATAAAATAAAATTATAATAATGAAAGACCTACAAGATTACCCAAAGGGAAGTTTAACTGTTATGGCCTATTTTAAGGCTGTCTCAGTATATAAGAAGGATGTGGAAAGAATCACAAAAATTTTAGTGGAGAAGGTTAAAAAAACAGAAAAAGGGAATTTGATTTATGAGGCATCATGGTCGGTGAATGAACCTGACTGTATCGTATTTCATGAGGTATTTGAAAATTCACAGGCATTTGAAACTCATAAAGAGACAGCTCACTTTAAGCAATGGGGCATAGAAACAGAAGGGATGTGCCAGCCTGGCGGGAATATATTTGTTATTGAAAACGATAAGCTTTTTTAATTGACACAGCCCTATGAACCGAACATGAATTTAAACGGGTTTAGTTTCACATAAAATCATGTTTAAATTCATCGGAAGGAACAGATGAAAAAATAAAAGACAAATTAGAGTATATGAAACGAACATGTAAAAGTTTTTACCCACAGGAAGATGATTATTCCAGCATGGTAAGTTCCATATGGCAAATCAAAAACAAATTATAATCATATGAAACGTTCATATATAAAGCTTTCTACACACAGGGAGATGATTATCATAGCATGGTAAGTTCCATATGGCAACTAAAAAAACAAATTATAATCATATGAAATATTTAGAATACAAGAATGGAGACAAAATGCCAATTTTAGGTTTGGGAACCTGGAAATCAGCACCTGGAGATGTGTACGCTGCAGTTAAGGAAGCCATTAAAATTGGGTACAGGCACATCGACTGTGCTGCTATTTATGGCAATGAGAAAGAAGTAGGAAAAGCAATAAGCGAATCTATTGCTGAGAATATTGTTGTCCGGGAGGAGTTATGGATTACTTCAAAGTTATGGAGTAATGCGCATGGTAGAAATAATGTGATCCCTGCTTTAAAGCAAACATTAGCTGATCTTCAGTTGGATTATGTGGACCTGTATGAAATACATTGGCCCGTAGCTTTCAAAACCACCGTCCTTGCACCAGAGAAACCAGAAGATTTTGCCATCAATGAATATCCCATCCCCGATACATGGAAAGGAATGGAGGATGCTGTTAATCAGGGATTGACTCGTCATATTGGTGGATGTAATTTTAAAGTGGCCAAACTGGAAGAACTACTGCTGTCATCAAGCATCAAACCTGAGATGATGCAGGTAGAGATACATCCCTATTTGCAACAAAATGAACTGGTTGATTTTTGTGAAAAAAATGGAATCCTGGTAACAGCCTATGCACCTCTTGGATCATCTGACCGTCCGGCAGGCATGAAAGCGAAAGACGAACCAGTGCTTTTGCAAGATGAATTGATTAACTCCCTGGCCCAAAGAAAAGGGATCTCTCCTGCTCAGATATTGCTTGGATGGTTAACCCACAGAGGAATAGTGGCTATCCCAAAATCCGTTAATCCCGTTCGCTTAAAACAAAATTATGAATCGGTAGAGATTGTTCTATCTCACGATGAAATGGGAGAAATAAAAGGATTAAATAAAGACAGAAGATATGTTGACGGTTCATTTTTGATAGTCGAGAATGGCCCCATAAACAAATCAAATCTATGGTAATCGTCAAATGATTTTAAAAGCTATTGTGCAACTTAAATCAATAGAATTCGTGGAGGTTTGCCTTATGGGTATTCATTTACTTTATACTAAAGGAACCAAATCTTAAAAGATATTATTATGAGGATACAAATTATATTATTAGCAGCTATCTTATTGCAATCTTGTGTAAATCAAAAGTCTTCGTCTAATAAAAACGAAGTAATTGAGGTCGCTCAATATAAAGGCCAACAGGTCACAGGGGTTTCGGTAAGCCATACAGGTCGGGTTTTTGCAAATTTCCCAAGATGGAGAGAAGACGTAGAAAATTCTGTTGTAGAAGTTGCTGCTGATGGAACAACCCGCTCTTATCCAAGTGAAAGATGGAACAACTGGGCTATTGGAAAATCTATTTCGGATTCTGTTTTTGTAGCTGTTCAATCGGTGGTCGTGCACAATGATGACTTATATGTTTTAGATACCCGAAACCCATTATTTAAAGGGGTGACAGATGCTCCCCGCCTGTTTGTGTTTGATTTAAACACCAATCGTTTAAAAGATATACTTGTTTTATCTCCTAAAAGCTATAAGCCTACATCATATATTAATGATTTACGTATAGATGAGAAAAAAAATTGTATTTATATGACTGATTCAGGAGAGCCTGGTTTAGTGATATTGAACTTATCAACAAAGGAAAGCAAGCGTGTTTTAGATAACCATTACTCAACACGAGCAGAAACAGATCATTTAACGATTAATAGTGTTAAGTGGAACAATACCGTTCATTCAGATGGTATTGCCTTTAATAGCAAAACGAATCGCTTATATTATCACAGCTTAACCGGATATAATCTGTATTCTGTTTCGGCAGATCTATTAAACAATGGCGATAAAGAGCAGATCGAAGCGGACGTAAAGTTAGTGGCTAAGACCGCTGCGCCTGATGGGATGATTTTTGATGATAAAGGCAACTTATATTTTGCTGATTTAGAAAATAACAAAATTCAATACCTCACACCTGATGGTAAAATAAATACACTTTGCGAGGGTGGAAAAATAAAGTGGGCAGATACCTTCAGTATTTTCAAAGGTTATT contains:
- a CDS encoding LysR family transcriptional regulator, producing the protein MVNLEWYRTFKAIYEKGTLTAAAEALFISQPRVSLHLGSLESYTGEKLFYRISKKMLPTERGKSLYNALIEPLLKLEEIERYFQKSTENDIPTISIGICFETFQHILERHLHTLNFNVITSFSDYQDLLKKLEKGIVDVVITPHKTEIKGIQYVPVVSASFQEQWQLPN
- a CDS encoding putative quinol monooxygenase — translated: MKDLQDYPKGSLTVMAYFKAVSVYKKDVERITKILVEKVKKTEKGNLIYEASWSVNEPDCIVFHEVFENSQAFETHKETAHFKQWGIETEGMCQPGGNIFVIENDKLF
- a CDS encoding aldo/keto reductase → MKYLEYKNGDKMPILGLGTWKSAPGDVYAAVKEAIKIGYRHIDCAAIYGNEKEVGKAISESIAENIVVREELWITSKLWSNAHGRNNVIPALKQTLADLQLDYVDLYEIHWPVAFKTTVLAPEKPEDFAINEYPIPDTWKGMEDAVNQGLTRHIGGCNFKVAKLEELLLSSSIKPEMMQVEIHPYLQQNELVDFCEKNGILVTAYAPLGSSDRPAGMKAKDEPVLLQDELINSLAQRKGISPAQILLGWLTHRGIVAIPKSVNPVRLKQNYESVEIVLSHDEMGEIKGLNKDRRYVDGSFLIVENGPINKSNLW
- a CDS encoding L-dopachrome tautomerase-related protein, which produces MRIQIILLAAILLQSCVNQKSSSNKNEVIEVAQYKGQQVTGVSVSHTGRVFANFPRWREDVENSVVEVAADGTTRSYPSERWNNWAIGKSISDSVFVAVQSVVVHNDDLYVLDTRNPLFKGVTDAPRLFVFDLNTNRLKDILVLSPKSYKPTSYINDLRIDEKKNCIYMTDSGEPGLVILNLSTKESKRVLDNHYSTRAETDHLTINSVKWNNTVHSDGIAFNSKTNRLYYHSLTGYNLYSVSADLLNNGDKEQIEADVKLVAKTAAPDGMIFDDKGNLYFADLENNKIQYLTPDGKINTLCEGGKIKWADTFSIFKGYLFYTNSRINETQNGVSDLTFSINKIKIEE